One Gemmatimonadales bacterium DNA segment encodes these proteins:
- a CDS encoding phage holin family protein — MMRELSHDRSVQERSIGELFGQLSQDMALLVRQEVQLAKSEMQQKLTRATRDLVSLAAGGAVALLAALALTAALILILAGPVGMAPWLSALLVGAVLAAGGYMMLQRGLRDLKRTDPTPRRTVESIKEDIQLAKEHRQ, encoded by the coding sequence ATGATGCGGGAGCTTAGCCACGATCGCTCGGTCCAGGAGCGCTCTATCGGTGAGCTCTTCGGGCAGCTCTCCCAGGACATGGCGCTGCTGGTGCGACAGGAGGTCCAGCTCGCCAAGAGCGAGATGCAGCAAAAGCTGACCCGGGCGACGCGAGATCTCGTGTCTCTCGCTGCCGGCGGAGCGGTCGCGCTGCTGGCCGCGCTGGCGCTGACGGCCGCGCTGATCCTCATCCTGGCTGGACCGGTGGGGATGGCGCCATGGCTCTCAGCGCTTCTGGTGGGCGCGGTACTGGCGGCGGGCGGCTACATGATGCTGCAGCGCGGACTGCGCGACCTCAAGCGGACGGATCCCACTCCCCGCCGAACGGTGGAGAGCATCAAGGAAGACATCCAATTGGCGAAGGAGCACCGGCAATGA
- a CDS encoding dynamin family protein → MIGKLLRRRSILSEREQDLRAREQELLERLAGALDRFGPDAAADDLRRFREAREQLSGLFLLVIVGEFNSGKSSFINALLGERVVPEGVTPTTDRINLLRYGSAPSERLAEAFLLERTYPAELLRELTVVDTPGTNAVVRRHEELTRDYVPRADLVLFITSADRPFTESERAFLEQVRQWGKKIVFVINKIDILEQPAQRDEVAAYVQAHAAELLGEAPRVLCVSARQAMEARSAGAGDLWERSGFEAVEEYLLHTLDQEERIRLKLLNPLNVALRLAARYKDAAFERLTLLAADVETLRSIDEQLGLFHRDMLRDFEPRLARLDLLLNEMERRGTRFFEETVRIGRIRSLMDSEAVRRAFEHEVVGDTPQQVEAEVGRIIDWIVERNLKVWQDVNEFIDRGRIARHREQMVGEVGAGFTFNRQALLESVGRVAREVVGTYDREAEARAIANDVQGTFATTALAEASALGIGTLVATVITGVAADVTGILLATALAIGGFYLIPRKRRQAQRDFRVRVEALRARLRDGLRGQVHLEITQSTERVNQAVAPYRRFVESQLQRLNGIRGELVASEDALLRLRAEIERGSTA, encoded by the coding sequence GTGATCGGGAAGCTGCTGCGCCGCCGGAGCATTCTGTCCGAGCGGGAGCAGGATCTCCGCGCCCGCGAGCAGGAGCTGCTGGAGCGGCTCGCGGGCGCGCTTGACCGGTTTGGCCCCGACGCCGCGGCTGACGACCTGCGGCGTTTCCGGGAGGCCCGGGAGCAGCTCTCCGGGCTCTTCCTCTTGGTCATCGTCGGCGAGTTCAATTCGGGCAAGTCGAGCTTCATCAACGCGCTCCTCGGGGAGCGGGTGGTGCCCGAGGGAGTCACCCCCACCACCGACCGGATCAACCTGCTGCGCTATGGATCCGCCCCGAGCGAGCGGTTGGCGGAAGCGTTCCTGCTGGAGCGCACCTACCCCGCGGAGCTCCTGCGCGAGCTCACAGTGGTGGATACGCCGGGCACCAACGCGGTGGTGCGCCGGCACGAGGAGCTCACCCGCGACTACGTGCCCCGCGCCGACCTGGTGCTCTTCATCACCTCGGCCGATCGCCCGTTCACCGAGAGCGAACGCGCCTTCCTGGAGCAGGTTCGCCAGTGGGGCAAGAAGATTGTGTTCGTGATCAACAAGATCGACATCCTGGAGCAGCCCGCCCAGCGCGACGAGGTGGCCGCCTACGTCCAGGCCCACGCCGCCGAGCTCCTGGGCGAGGCGCCCCGGGTCCTTTGCGTTTCGGCCCGGCAGGCAATGGAGGCGCGGAGCGCCGGCGCGGGGGATCTCTGGGAGAGAAGCGGTTTCGAGGCGGTGGAGGAGTACCTCCTGCACACTCTCGACCAGGAGGAGCGGATCCGGCTCAAGCTCCTCAACCCGCTCAACGTGGCGCTCCGGCTCGCCGCCCGGTACAAGGACGCGGCCTTCGAGCGCCTCACGCTGCTCGCCGCTGACGTGGAGACGTTGCGGAGCATCGACGAGCAGCTCGGTCTCTTTCATCGGGACATGCTACGCGACTTCGAGCCCCGGCTCGCCCGGCTCGATCTACTGCTGAACGAGATGGAGCGGCGCGGCACCCGGTTCTTCGAGGAGACGGTGCGCATCGGACGGATCCGGAGCCTGATGGACAGCGAGGCGGTGCGCCGTGCCTTCGAGCACGAGGTGGTGGGCGATACGCCTCAGCAGGTGGAGGCGGAGGTCGGCCGGATCATCGACTGGATCGTCGAGCGAAACCTCAAGGTATGGCAGGACGTGAACGAGTTCATCGATCGCGGCCGGATCGCCCGGCACCGGGAGCAGATGGTGGGCGAAGTCGGCGCGGGGTTCACCTTCAACCGCCAGGCGCTGCTCGAGTCGGTGGGCCGGGTGGCACGAGAGGTAGTCGGGACCTATGACCGGGAGGCGGAAGCCAGGGCCATCGCCAACGACGTGCAGGGCACCTTCGCGACCACCGCCTTGGCGGAGGCCAGCGCCCTGGGCATCGGCACCCTGGTGGCCACCGTCATCACGGGAGTCGCCGCGGACGTGACCGGGATCCTGCTCGCGACCGCGCTCGCGATCGGCGGGTTCTATCTCATTCCCCGGAAGCGCCGCCAGGCCCAGCGCGACTTCCGCGTGCGGGTCGAGGCGCTGCGCGCCCGTCTTCGGGACGGACTGCGCGGCCAGGTCCACCTGGAGATCACTCAATCCACCGAGCGGGTGAACCAGGCGGTCGCGCCGTACCGCCGCTTCGTGGAAAGCCAGCTCCAACGCCTCAACGGCATCCGGGGCGAGCTGGTGGCATCCGAGGATGCCCTGCTCCGGCTCCGCGCCGAGATCGAGCGCGGCTCGACGGCCTGA
- a CDS encoding DUF3618 domain-containing protein encodes MSEYQDRDVSGRAGVPRGDQSPEEIEREIQRTRARVGRDIDALGEKLSPENLKQQAKDAMAEKAQDMVSNVGYQARRTGSRLVDFVRENPLPVAAVGLGVTWLFTLRTRSEVSGDRMARFAYTGPERRAADGRTSLGRRIADRTARVREKVSGAAAEVSERAGDLADRAAEVVDRVQERADDLGSSAKRRVREQGERARGSLEQMMEENPLALVAGAAILGLTLGLVLPETRREQQLMGARRDQLVDRVQETAEQVKDAAIEAGRDVTQTVKDEAASRAPELKSSLKDAAATVGQQVKESASRVAQEAKQAVRQEGKREPDTM; translated from the coding sequence ATGAGCGAGTACCAGGATCGGGACGTCTCCGGCAGGGCCGGTGTCCCGCGCGGCGATCAATCGCCAGAGGAGATCGAGCGTGAGATCCAGCGCACCCGGGCGCGGGTGGGCCGCGACATCGACGCGTTGGGCGAGAAGCTGAGCCCGGAGAACCTGAAGCAGCAGGCCAAGGACGCCATGGCGGAAAAGGCGCAGGATATGGTCTCGAACGTCGGCTACCAGGCGCGCCGGACCGGCTCTCGCCTGGTGGACTTCGTCCGGGAGAACCCGCTCCCCGTGGCCGCAGTCGGTCTCGGCGTCACCTGGCTCTTCACCCTCAGAACGCGGAGCGAAGTGTCCGGCGACCGCATGGCGCGGTTCGCTTACACCGGGCCCGAGCGGCGCGCAGCCGACGGGCGGACCAGCCTGGGGCGGCGTATCGCCGACCGGACTGCCCGGGTGCGGGAGAAGGTGAGCGGGGCCGCAGCGGAGGTCAGCGAGCGGGCCGGCGATCTGGCCGACCGGGCCGCCGAGGTGGTGGACAGGGTCCAGGAGCGGGCCGATGACCTCGGCAGCTCAGCCAAGCGGCGAGTGCGGGAGCAGGGCGAGCGGGCCCGCGGGAGTCTCGAACAGATGATGGAGGAGAATCCGCTGGCGCTCGTTGCGGGCGCCGCCATTCTCGGCCTCACCTTGGGGCTGGTGCTGCCGGAGACCCGGCGGGAGCAGCAGCTCATGGGTGCCCGGCGGGACCAACTGGTCGATCGGGTGCAGGAGACGGCCGAGCAGGTGAAGGACGCGGCGATCGAAGCCGGACGGGACGTCACCCAGACGGTGAAGGACGAGGCCGCCTCCCGTGCGCCGGAGCTCAAGAGCTCCCTCAAGGACGCCGCCGCGACGGTCGGCCAGCAGGTGAAGGAGTCGGCCAGCCGGGTGGCGCAGGAGGCCAAGCAGGCCGTCCGCCAGGAGGGGAAACGCGAGCCGGACACGATGTGA
- a CDS encoding O-antigen ligase family protein, whose product MTFPIEHLLRQTPPRGSRFGLAAAAGGPGTVRAALLVLQASAVAVVLAALPYPLFELDRYTIPKELILEAAALAAGLLCLAGARRLTVLAVDLLLGGFLLLSVLSTLFAANGWLAWRALGVSLAGATLFWCARSVARAGSGAPLLRGLAAAVVLGALTGLAQAYGVVNTSLASLNRAPGGTFGNRNFMAHLVTVGFPVLLLVTVEARSRWRFVLGSMGVGVAAAALVLSRSRGAWVGAGVSGVFLAVEGLWMGRLLVEERLRRRTVRLASAAVAGLVLALMIPNRLNWRSDSPYLDSLTGVANYREGSGRGRLIQYGNTLRMAAGHPLLGVGPGNWPVFYPKYMSRGDPSFDGNDIIPTNPWPSSDWMALVAERGFLAFLLLALVGGSVAAGAWARVRRVSPSRPALSDLTIVATLLAIAVVGAFDAVILLPVPTLFAWIIIGALASSARSVREVVLTSRSRRALMIGGGVIGALFVCRSAAQVGAMALYSGGKRDAMELASRMDPGSYRIQMLLGKAWLERGRCDQARPHAQAARDLFPNNPSPARVLRACGVARKRK is encoded by the coding sequence ATGACCTTTCCGATCGAGCACCTCCTGCGGCAGACCCCGCCCCGGGGCTCCCGCTTCGGACTCGCCGCGGCCGCCGGGGGGCCGGGGACAGTCCGGGCGGCGCTGCTGGTGCTGCAGGCGTCCGCGGTGGCCGTGGTGCTGGCGGCGCTGCCGTACCCGCTGTTCGAGCTGGATCGCTACACCATACCCAAGGAGCTGATCCTGGAGGCTGCCGCCCTGGCTGCCGGGCTGTTGTGCCTGGCCGGGGCGCGCCGGCTCACGGTGCTGGCGGTCGACCTCCTGCTCGGCGGATTTCTGTTGCTCTCGGTGCTCTCCACGCTCTTCGCCGCCAACGGGTGGCTGGCGTGGCGCGCCCTGGGTGTGAGCCTTGCCGGAGCGACGCTCTTCTGGTGCGCGCGCAGCGTTGCGCGGGCGGGATCGGGCGCGCCGCTGCTCCGTGGACTCGCGGCCGCGGTCGTCCTGGGGGCTCTCACCGGCCTGGCCCAGGCGTACGGGGTGGTCAACACCAGTCTCGCCAGCCTGAACCGAGCACCCGGCGGAACCTTCGGGAACCGCAACTTCATGGCGCACCTGGTGACGGTCGGGTTTCCGGTGCTGCTCCTGGTGACCGTCGAGGCGCGAAGCCGGTGGCGGTTCGTGCTCGGATCGATGGGGGTGGGGGTGGCGGCGGCGGCGCTGGTGCTCTCGCGGTCCCGGGGCGCCTGGGTCGGCGCCGGCGTGTCCGGCGTCTTCCTGGCAGTGGAGGGACTCTGGATGGGGCGTCTGCTGGTGGAGGAGCGGCTTCGCCGGCGGACGGTGCGGCTCGCGTCGGCCGCGGTGGCCGGGCTGGTGCTGGCCCTGATGATCCCCAACCGGCTCAACTGGCGCTCCGACTCCCCCTACCTCGACTCGCTCACCGGTGTGGCCAACTACCGGGAGGGCAGCGGCCGGGGCCGTCTGATCCAGTACGGCAACACGCTCCGGATGGCGGCGGGTCATCCACTGCTCGGCGTGGGCCCCGGTAACTGGCCGGTCTTCTATCCCAAGTACATGTCCCGCGGGGACCCGTCGTTCGACGGGAACGACATCATCCCCACCAATCCGTGGCCCAGCAGCGACTGGATGGCCCTGGTGGCCGAGCGCGGGTTCCTGGCGTTCCTGCTGCTCGCGCTGGTCGGCGGCTCGGTGGCCGCGGGCGCGTGGGCCCGGGTACGCCGGGTTTCGCCCTCCAGACCCGCCCTCAGTGACCTGACCATCGTGGCGACGCTCCTGGCCATCGCCGTGGTCGGCGCCTTCGACGCTGTCATCCTGCTGCCGGTTCCCACGCTCTTCGCCTGGATCATCATCGGCGCGCTCGCCTCCTCGGCGCGGTCGGTCCGCGAGGTCGTACTCACCAGCCGCTCGCGACGCGCGCTGATGATCGGCGGCGGGGTGATCGGTGCCCTCTTCGTGTGCCGGAGCGCCGCGCAGGTGGGGGCGATGGCGCTCTACAGCGGCGGGAAGCGCGACGCCATGGAGCTGGCGTCGCGGATGGATCCGGGCAGCTATCGGATCCAGATGCTCCTGGGGAAAGCCTGGCTGGAGCGGGGCCGGTGCGACCAGGCGCGACCGCACGCCCAGGCCGCGCGCGATCTGTTCCCCAACAACCCCTCCCCGGCACGCGTGCTTCGCGCCTGTGGAGTTGCACGCAAGCGCAAATAG
- a CDS encoding DHA2 family efflux MFS transporter permease subunit — MTTTSTAAARPAAASPSAGYVYPHRWLILVGLITAAIMEVLDTTIINVALPQMAGNLGATQQEIGWVATGYILSNVVVLPMTAFFTETFGRRRYLVASIILFAIASFLCGTSHSLVELVVWRVLQGAGGAALLSTAQATIRQIFPREEQGMVQAIFLLGIIVAPTLGPTLGGWITDNYTWNWCFFINIPIAMVSIFLVSTFLHDPPGQRRRGGTVDWFGISLLTVGLGSLQYVLEEGNQDDWFADRTITRLAIVAGLCLSTMLWWELSPKNRHPVVDFRVLKNRELAASIFLFVALGFGLYGGVFIFPLFTQNLLHFTPTETGLALLPGGLATAATAMVCGRLLNGRRPMVDPRALIALGVAIFVVAMWRLGHLTTDAGEPDVRLALIVRGAGLGFLFTPINNVAYASLQPSEAQQASGLINLARQLGGSFGIAILATYVTVRAQFHRVDLLTNVYAGNALVDERVRLLTARLASRGYGPVAAQHGALALLDQEVQRQASMLSYNDAWRLLLITFVVVSPAILLLRKPRGTTPTA, encoded by the coding sequence ATGACCACCACCAGCACCGCCGCGGCCCGCCCCGCGGCCGCGTCCCCCTCGGCCGGGTACGTGTACCCCCACCGCTGGCTCATCCTGGTGGGCCTGATCACCGCCGCGATCATGGAGGTGCTCGACACCACCATCATCAACGTCGCGCTGCCCCAGATGGCCGGCAATCTGGGCGCCACCCAGCAGGAGATCGGCTGGGTGGCCACTGGGTATATCCTCTCCAACGTCGTCGTCCTTCCGATGACGGCGTTCTTCACCGAGACCTTCGGGCGGCGTCGGTATCTGGTGGCCTCGATCATCCTGTTCGCCATCGCCTCGTTCCTCTGCGGCACCTCTCACAGCCTGGTGGAGCTGGTCGTATGGCGGGTGCTGCAGGGCGCGGGGGGTGCGGCGCTCCTTTCCACCGCGCAGGCCACGATCCGGCAGATCTTTCCCCGGGAAGAGCAGGGGATGGTCCAGGCCATCTTTCTGCTCGGCATCATCGTGGCCCCGACGCTGGGGCCGACCCTGGGAGGATGGATCACCGACAACTACACCTGGAACTGGTGCTTCTTCATCAACATCCCCATCGCCATGGTCTCCATCTTCCTGGTGAGCACGTTCCTCCACGACCCGCCCGGGCAGAGGCGGCGCGGGGGTACGGTGGACTGGTTCGGCATCAGTCTCCTCACCGTTGGCCTGGGCTCGCTCCAGTATGTGCTCGAGGAGGGCAACCAGGACGATTGGTTCGCCGACAGGACCATCACCCGGCTGGCCATCGTCGCGGGTCTGTGCCTGAGCACGATGCTCTGGTGGGAGCTCTCCCCGAAGAACCGGCATCCGGTGGTGGACTTCCGGGTGCTCAAGAACCGGGAGCTGGCGGCCTCCATCTTCCTGTTCGTGGCGCTGGGGTTCGGCCTCTACGGCGGGGTATTCATCTTCCCGCTGTTCACCCAGAATCTGCTGCACTTCACCCCGACGGAGACCGGGCTCGCGCTGCTGCCGGGCGGCCTGGCCACCGCCGCCACGGCCATGGTCTGCGGCCGGCTGCTCAACGGCCGGAGGCCGATGGTGGACCCTCGGGCCCTGATCGCGCTGGGGGTGGCCATCTTCGTGGTGGCGATGTGGCGGCTCGGCCACCTCACCACCGACGCGGGCGAGCCCGACGTGCGGCTGGCCCTGATCGTTCGCGGTGCCGGACTGGGCTTTCTCTTCACCCCGATCAACAACGTGGCCTACGCCAGCCTCCAGCCCAGCGAGGCGCAGCAGGCGTCCGGTCTGATCAACCTGGCGCGCCAGCTGGGTGGGTCGTTCGGCATCGCCATCCTGGCCACCTACGTGACGGTGCGCGCCCAATTCCACCGGGTCGACCTGCTGACCAACGTGTACGCCGGCAACGCCCTGGTGGACGAACGGGTGCGGCTGCTGACGGCTCGTCTGGCCTCCCGGGGCTATGGCCCGGTGGCGGCCCAACACGGCGCGTTGGCCCTGCTGGACCAGGAAGTCCAGCGGCAGGCCTCGATGCTGAGCTACAACGACGCCTGGCGACTGCTCCTCATCACCTTCGTCGTGGTCTCCCCGGCGATCCTCCTCCTCCGAAAGCCACGCGGGACCACTCCGACTGCGTGA